A single window of Patescibacteria group bacterium DNA harbors:
- a CDS encoding sugar transferase, which yields MKQSKKSPSENDGLLKCQSKPNPTQQTSDMYVKYVKILRMNKNNNQNIQVNMPISKRILDIVFSLIIIIATLPFTLLIAILVFIEHITLHRTFASLFYVEKRISQGKPFNLIKFNIFKPRVIEDLRKRGVLIHTKTLEHNGHSLTYMGKLLQKTYIDEFPQFLAILIGDISFVGPRPVNLEVYQVLLDRGDDCKKVIKAGLTGNYQSQKGIAKKSHIELDNEYIDFCRNNSALKILMFDMKIIYKTVNVLFRAEGI from the coding sequence ATGAAACAGAGCAAAAAAAGCCCATCAGAAAACGATGGGCTTTTAAAATGTCAATCCAAACCCAATCCAACCCAACAAACTAGTGACATGTATGTTAAATATGTTAAAATATTAAGAATGAATAAAAATAACAACCAAAATATACAAGTAAATATGCCAATATCAAAAAGAATACTTGATATTGTTTTTTCTTTGATTATTATTATTGCAACATTACCGTTTACACTTCTTATTGCGATTCTTGTATTTATTGAACATATTACACTCCACCGTACTTTTGCGTCTTTGTTTTATGTGGAAAAGAGAATATCTCAAGGAAAACCATTCAATCTGATAAAATTTAATATATTTAAACCAAGAGTAATAGAAGATTTAAGAAAAAGAGGAGTTCTTATTCACACGAAAACCTTGGAGCATAATGGCCATAGTTTGACGTATATGGGTAAACTTCTACAAAAGACCTATATCGACGAATTTCCGCAGTTTTTAGCCATTCTGATAGGTGATATTAGCTTTGTTGGGCCAAGACCAGTGAATCTTGAAGTGTATCAAGTTTTACTCGACAGGGGGGATGATTGCAAGAAAGTTATTAAGGCAGGTTTGACAGGTAATTATCAGTCACAAAAAGGAATAGCAAAAAAAAGTCATATTGAGCTGGATAATGAATATATAGATTTTTGTCGCAACAATTCAGCCCTGAAGATATTGATGTTTGACATGAAGATAATCTATAAAACTGTGAATGTACTCTTTAGAGCGGAGGGTATATAG
- a CDS encoding winged helix-turn-helix transcriptional regulator has product MHSTKTKIIEYIKERGQVTASQLSGNFNISRQMVHRYLLDLVEKNYINKVGKPPRVYYLLNEDNKETSENVALEREVEEKINKNYLIITPDGKKMDGVDGFIYWCKKQNLDISKTAKEYIKTIDKYDAYKLDGLIDGENKMRNSFNNLALDKTLYLDFYSIERFGKTRLGQLLLYAKQSQNRTLIKELVSIIKPQIEKTIKKYNIDGIAFIPPTVKREVQFMKELEGNLDLKISKLNLVKIKSEIMIPQKTLSNMSDRIDNAKKTIFIDNNFKFRNLLLIDDAVGSGATLNETAKKIKKQKLSKKIIGLAITGSFKGFDVISEV; this is encoded by the coding sequence ATGCATAGCACTAAAACTAAAATAATTGAATATATTAAGGAAAGAGGACAGGTCACTGCAAGTCAATTGTCGGGTAATTTTAATATTTCTAGACAAATGGTCCATAGGTATTTATTAGATTTAGTAGAAAAAAATTATATAAATAAGGTGGGTAAACCACCAAGGGTGTATTATTTACTCAATGAGGATAACAAAGAAACATCAGAGAATGTAGCATTGGAAAGAGAAGTAGAAGAAAAAATAAACAAAAACTATTTAATTATAACTCCTGATGGGAAAAAGATGGATGGAGTTGATGGTTTTATTTATTGGTGTAAAAAACAAAATTTAGATATATCAAAAACAGCCAAAGAATATATTAAAACTATTGATAAATATGATGCCTATAAATTAGATGGATTGATAGATGGTGAAAATAAAATGAGAAATTCTTTTAATAATTTAGCTCTAGATAAAACCCTATATTTAGATTTTTACAGTATTGAACGTTTCGGTAAAACTAGATTAGGACAACTATTACTTTATGCAAAGCAAAGTCAGAACAGGACCCTTATAAAAGAGCTTGTAAGCATTATTAAGCCTCAAATAGAAAAAACTATTAAAAAATACAATATAGACGGGATAGCTTTTATCCCGCCAACCGTAAAGAGGGAAGTGCAGTTTATGAAAGAATTAGAAGGTAATCTAGATTTAAAGATAAGCAAATTAAACTTAGTAAAAATAAAAAGTGAAATAATGATTCCTCAAAAGACTTTGAGTAACATGAGCGACAGAATTGATAATGCAAAAAAAACTATATTTATTGACAATAATTTTAAGTTTAGAAATTTATTATTAATAGATGATGCTGTTGGATCGGGAGCTACTTTAAATGAAACTGCAAAAAAAATAAAAAAACAGAAATTGTCTAAAAAAATAATTGGATTAGCAATAACAGGTAGTTTTAAGGGCTTTGATGTTATAAGTGAGGTCTAA
- a CDS encoding nucleotidyl transferase AbiEii/AbiGii toxin family protein, with translation MYSLEQIKSEYPESLSQHHIKNLLVEYLQYELLDSIYKQKGSEKLSFIGGTAIRIVYGTERFSEDLDFDNFGLSYKEFSGLLEKVVTDMENKGYKVEYRFIEKGAYHCYIKFPDLLFDNNLSGNNDEKILIRVDAVQKKKLAETKSFLLNKFGVYRRIITNTESVILVQKIIAILDRKRAKGRDFYDVSFLLGKTLPDYQYLEKIRKINKEKLKSILIKRTDEINLKQLSVDVQPFLINPDDIERVLSFREFIEQKL, from the coding sequence ATGTATAGTCTAGAACAAATAAAAAGTGAATATCCTGAAAGTTTAAGCCAACATCATATTAAAAATCTTCTTGTAGAATATTTGCAATACGAGTTGCTTGATTCAATATATAAACAAAAGGGAAGCGAGAAGCTTAGTTTTATTGGTGGAACAGCGATAAGAATAGTTTATGGTACAGAAAGGTTTTCTGAAGATTTGGATTTTGATAATTTTGGTCTTAGCTACAAAGAATTTTCTGGCTTACTCGAAAAAGTAGTTACTGACATGGAAAACAAAGGGTATAAAGTGGAATATAGATTTATCGAGAAAGGAGCTTATCATTGCTATATTAAGTTCCCAGATTTATTATTTGACAATAATTTATCAGGAAATAATGATGAAAAAATATTAATTAGGGTTGATGCAGTTCAAAAAAAGAAATTAGCCGAAACAAAGTCTTTTCTCTTAAATAAGTTTGGAGTATATAGAAGAATAATAACGAATACGGAATCAGTTATTTTAGTACAAAAAATTATTGCAATACTCGACAGAAAGAGAGCAAAAGGAAGAGATTTTTATGACGTGTCTTTTCTTCTCGGCAAAACATTACCTGATTACCAATACCTAGAAAAGATTAGAAAAATCAATAAAGAAAAGCTCAAGAGCATATTGATAAAAAGAACCGATGAAATAAACCTGAAACAATTGTCAGTCGATGTTCAGCCATTCTTAATAAATCCAGACGACATTGAAAGAGTTCTTAGTTTTAGAGAATTTATTGAGCAGAAATTATAG
- a CDS encoding nucleotidyltransferase domain-containing protein: MFNKKSQIIIKVLGYFFMNPETRKHLHDLAGVLKLDVSNLSKKLKELEDEKLLSSEVDGNRKIYFLNNNFPLIEEYKKIYIFKYGFENRIKEELKKISGIDLAYIFGSFLRSDFNKNSDIDLLLVGKHSSIEIIKAMSSLEEDFGREINVVNYSKKDFLEKKGEDDFLKNIFANEYLKII; encoded by the coding sequence ATGTTTAATAAAAAATCTCAAATAATAATAAAGGTGCTGGGATATTTTTTTATGAATCCAGAGACAAGGAAACATCTTCACGATTTGGCAGGTGTTCTAAAGCTGGATGTGAGTAATTTAAGTAAGAAACTTAAAGAACTAGAAGATGAAAAATTACTAAGTAGCGAGGTGGATGGAAATAGAAAAATATATTTTTTAAATAATAATTTTCCGCTTATCGAAGAATATAAAAAAATTTATATATTTAAGTATGGTTTTGAAAACAGAATCAAAGAAGAATTGAAAAAAATTTCAGGGATAGATTTGGCCTATATTTTTGGATCATTTTTAAGAAGTGATTTTAACAAAAATAGCGATATTGATTTATTGCTTGTTGGAAAACATTCTTCAATAGAAATCATTAAGGCAATGTCTAGTCTTGAGGAAGATTTTGGAAGAGAAATAAATGTTGTAAATTATTCCAAAAAAGATTTTTTAGAGAAAAAAGGGGAAGATGATTTTTTAAAAAATATCTTCGCAAACGAGTATTTAAAAATAATATGA
- a CDS encoding glycosyltransferase, which translates to MEKTLKNILLVITKGELGGAQVFLLNLARCLKESGQTVTVAYGEDGYLPIKLEEEGIESVKIKNLRRSANPFSGVKYIFELKKYIENKDFNVVHFNSTNALLGAMSVKLLDKKLKTIFTFHGLSLLDSGYKKNIILKIANYILFKFLLIFVDEKVFVSGLNQKRAQDIKLVQDGKTIYNGINTSEEDFLVKEDARDYLEERYNIYLEDKFIIGTVGRLDYQKNHAFLLNNFEEIEKIIPNLAMVIIGEGNERGSLEKIIEKKNIGEKVFLLGELNDAVKYIRAFDVYALPSRYEGLSISLIEALFSGVPILASDVGGNKEVISNINNLFLAGDKEDFIKKLKIISDYSLNKAIEKEKFTSNKMTESYLEIYKN; encoded by the coding sequence ATGGAAAAGACTCTAAAAAATATTTTATTAGTAATAACAAAGGGTGAACTTGGCGGTGCTCAGGTTTTTCTTTTGAATTTAGCGAGATGCTTAAAAGAATCAGGGCAGACCGTGACAGTCGCATATGGCGAAGATGGCTATTTGCCAATTAAGTTAGAAGAAGAGGGGATTGAAAGTGTAAAAATAAAAAATCTCAGAAGATCAGCAAATCCTTTTTCGGGGGTTAAATATATTTTTGAATTGAAGAAATATATAGAAAATAAAGATTTCAACGTAGTACATTTCAATAGTACTAATGCTCTACTTGGCGCAATGAGCGTTAAGTTACTAGATAAAAAATTAAAAACAATTTTCACCTTTCATGGCTTATCACTCCTGGATTCCGGCTACAAGAAAAATATAATTTTAAAAATCGCTAACTATATTCTGTTCAAGTTTTTACTTATTTTTGTTGATGAAAAAGTTTTTGTGAGTGGACTAAATCAAAAAAGAGCACAAGACATTAAGTTAGTTCAGGACGGAAAGACTATTTATAACGGTATAAACACAAGTGAAGAAGATTTTTTAGTGAAAGAAGACGCCAGAGATTATTTAGAGGAGAGATATAATATTTATCTAGAAGATAAGTTTATTATAGGAACTGTCGGCAGGCTTGATTATCAGAAGAATCATGCATTTTTATTAAATAACTTTGAAGAAATTGAGAAAATCATTCCTAATCTAGCAATGGTGATAATAGGAGAGGGGAATGAAAGAGGTAGTTTAGAAAAAATAATTGAAAAAAAGAATATAGGAGAAAAAGTTTTTCTTCTTGGAGAGCTCAATGATGCTGTCAAATATATTAGAGCCTTCGATGTATACGCCCTACCTTCTCGCTATGAAGGGCTATCTATTTCTTTGATTGAGGCTCTATTCTCAGGTGTTCCCATTCTAGCTTCTGATGTTGGAGGCAATAAAGAGGTTATCAGCAATATAAATAATTTATTTCTTGCAGGCGATAAAGAAGATTTTATAAAAAAACTAAAAATAATTTCAGATTATTCCCTAAATAAGGCTATTGAAAAAGAAAAGTTTACCTCAAATAAAATGACCGAAAGTTATTTGGAAATTTATAAAAATTAA